One genomic region from Granulicella aggregans encodes:
- a CDS encoding helix-turn-helix domain-containing protein, which produces MTPEYPLLESMLRIKGLTLQATYTNSDVASLFDTSIRTIQNRVADGTLHSRKLIGTARFLPIDLEEFLAGSKQPSRD; this is translated from the coding sequence ATGACCCCGGAATACCCCTTACTGGAGTCCATGCTGCGCATCAAGGGACTCACACTGCAGGCGACCTACACCAACTCTGACGTGGCTAGTTTGTTTGACACATCCATCCGCACAATCCAAAACCGTGTCGCCGACGGCACGCTTCACAGCCGCAAGCTGATCGGTACAGCACGCTTTCTGCCCATCGACCTTGAGGAATTCCTCGCAGGGAGCAAGCAGCCTAGCCGCGATTAG
- a CDS encoding recombinase family protein yields the protein MHTQELPQHCTTYPTAGLIRCAVYARYSSNKQDKSSIEDQIRNVRRLAQQKGWVILEQHVYIDKEKSGTTTVNRPGFQAMMAEAKSAAKPFDYIIVDDVSRFARKKADCFLYVDILTHRNIFIYFVEEGLDSSERSFEEGFHNKAQQAQQYSKSLSFKVKRGREGRFLAGYNPGGGCYGYDNVPEEDLTRKGDYGRPYVVGVRQVINPETADIVRWIFTLYAAGVSLRDVVAALNDRGIHPPQNPRKCGGHSWSKTGIREMLRNERYRGTTIWGRSEQKRDPETGKMTTFKVPESQWLRQDHPELRIVSDELWNQVQEQFARATTGLGVQRKGGMTRTENARRYLFSGLLKCGVCEGRMNITSNKPARYGCVAHRDRLTCSNKTTIRVDLLESAFLSALTVQLTSTSLRDEMVRELLEQVNSTKMRRSLEQATVEKERLGLVEARRVLLGEQANLLAAIRANGHSRSLLADLDSTEVRIDRINERLDGMIETTLPDFSEEEIRSFLDKNAQSFLDLLSGEPEFVRNELQKRMSPITLTPDTEEGRFVYRATGGVSLFSSPVGVLQGNPVHPIALQYTTPISFAINRKERSSVIRDASPSRMQVAA from the coding sequence ATGCATACACAAGAACTCCCGCAGCACTGCACGACCTACCCAACAGCCGGATTGATCCGGTGCGCCGTCTACGCTCGATACTCCTCTAATAAGCAGGATAAGTCTTCGATCGAAGACCAGATTCGTAACGTCAGGCGACTCGCTCAACAGAAGGGCTGGGTCATCCTTGAACAGCATGTTTATATTGACAAAGAGAAGTCAGGCACGACGACTGTCAATCGACCCGGCTTCCAGGCGATGATGGCCGAAGCCAAGAGCGCGGCCAAACCGTTCGATTACATCATCGTGGATGACGTATCCCGCTTCGCCCGTAAGAAGGCAGATTGCTTCCTATATGTCGATATCCTGACCCACCGAAACATCTTCATCTATTTCGTCGAGGAAGGCCTCGACTCAAGCGAACGATCGTTCGAAGAGGGATTTCACAATAAGGCTCAGCAGGCCCAACAGTACTCCAAGTCGCTCTCCTTCAAGGTTAAGCGCGGTAGGGAGGGACGTTTTCTCGCTGGATACAACCCGGGCGGAGGATGTTACGGTTACGACAATGTTCCCGAGGAAGACCTCACTCGGAAGGGCGATTATGGACGTCCGTACGTCGTTGGCGTACGCCAGGTCATCAATCCCGAAACAGCCGACATCGTACGGTGGATCTTTACCTTGTATGCAGCGGGAGTAAGTCTTCGGGACGTCGTCGCAGCGCTGAACGACCGAGGAATTCATCCTCCCCAGAATCCACGTAAGTGCGGAGGTCACTCATGGTCGAAGACTGGAATCCGCGAGATGCTCCGTAACGAACGGTATCGCGGAACGACGATATGGGGACGTTCCGAGCAGAAGCGCGATCCAGAAACCGGGAAGATGACGACCTTCAAAGTCCCAGAATCTCAGTGGCTTAGGCAAGACCACCCTGAGCTCCGCATCGTCTCAGACGAACTCTGGAATCAGGTACAGGAGCAGTTCGCACGCGCCACAACGGGTTTGGGCGTACAGCGCAAAGGAGGTATGACTCGGACGGAAAACGCTCGCCGCTACCTCTTCTCTGGCTTGCTGAAATGTGGTGTCTGCGAAGGGCGCATGAACATCACGAGTAACAAACCCGCCCGCTATGGCTGTGTTGCCCACCGTGATCGATTGACCTGCTCAAACAAGACCACGATCCGGGTCGATTTGCTCGAGTCTGCCTTCCTGTCAGCTCTTACCGTGCAGCTCACCTCGACGAGTCTTCGCGACGAGATGGTTCGAGAACTCCTCGAACAGGTCAACTCGACCAAGATGCGCCGAAGTCTCGAACAGGCCACCGTGGAGAAAGAACGATTGGGGCTCGTCGAAGCCAGAAGAGTCTTGCTAGGCGAACAGGCCAACCTCCTGGCGGCGATCAGGGCAAATGGGCATTCAAGATCTCTACTCGCGGATCTGGATTCAACGGAGGTACGGATCGACCGCATCAACGAGAGGCTGGATGGCATGATCGAGACGACGCTACCCGACTTCAGCGAGGAAGAGATACGCAGCTTCCTGGATAAGAATGCCCAGTCGTTCTTGGATCTCTTATCCGGTGAGCCAGAGTTCGTGCGTAACGAACTCCAGAAGAGGATGTCTCCAATCACCCTGACACCTGACACGGAAGAGGGACGATTCGTGTATCGCGCAACCGGCGGTGTAAGTCTCTTTTCCAGCCCTGTGGGTGTATTGCAGGGCAATCCGGTCCACCCAATTGCCCTGCAATACACCACTCCTATCTCCTTTGCAATCAACCGAAAGGAGAGGTCATCCGTGATCCGCGATGCTTCGCCCTCGCGCATGCAGGTCGCGGCATAG
- a CDS encoding helix-turn-helix domain-containing protein has translation MATDICLQLGKRIKSLRRARGWRQIDLAAHAELSKTHICDLELGRREIGLRALERIAAALDTQPSELLKAIKH, from the coding sequence ATGGCAACCGACATCTGTCTTCAGCTCGGCAAGCGCATCAAGTCGTTGCGCAGAGCTCGCGGCTGGAGACAGATTGATCTCGCTGCTCACGCCGAACTCAGCAAAACACATATCTGCGACCTTGAGCTCGGAAGGCGCGAGATTGGATTGAGGGCACTGGAGAGGATCGCCGCTGCGCTCGATACCCAACCCTCGGAGCTGCTGAAGGCCATCAAGCACTGA
- a CDS encoding J domain-containing protein, which translates to MSVIDWLWEHSILILLGILLIWIFVIIVNSLWANSVGTWRRGQLRASCPPEVARLAEYASSYTCGLRIAQDLGRLASDDGLERVSPAKIILTDLVKILGHLADDSAGLSWKQVELIHAFGAASFDSEIATMPEYLIVNFAKTSTSEDSGDAQVLRLLAAMEHPDRHSLRDMYIDFANIAAEGDSERLAELIKEIRDASRTKRELVNDHIEGMKSQIANLEEELHEGYREVLGITADSSNSEIKAAYHRQVVLWHPDRLEGMAPELHAAATERLKEINEAYEWASGSFEVRN; encoded by the coding sequence ATGTCCGTGATCGACTGGCTGTGGGAGCATTCCATCCTCATACTCCTAGGGATTCTGTTGATATGGATCTTCGTCATAATCGTAAACAGTCTGTGGGCCAACTCAGTTGGGACCTGGAGACGCGGACAACTAAGGGCCTCATGCCCGCCTGAAGTCGCTCGTCTCGCAGAGTATGCAAGCAGTTATACATGTGGACTACGGATCGCTCAGGATCTGGGACGCCTAGCCTCAGACGACGGGCTTGAAAGGGTTAGCCCAGCGAAAATCATCCTCACGGACCTTGTCAAAATCCTGGGCCATCTCGCAGATGATTCAGCAGGTCTTTCTTGGAAGCAGGTTGAATTGATTCACGCATTCGGTGCGGCCAGTTTCGACTCAGAAATTGCGACGATGCCCGAGTATCTAATCGTGAACTTTGCGAAAACCTCAACGAGCGAAGACTCGGGCGACGCACAAGTATTGAGACTATTGGCAGCGATGGAGCATCCCGACCGGCATAGCCTGCGTGACATGTACATCGATTTTGCGAACATCGCCGCTGAAGGCGACTCGGAACGGCTTGCGGAGCTCATCAAGGAGATCCGAGATGCTTCAAGGACGAAGCGCGAGTTGGTCAATGACCATATTGAAGGGATGAAGAGCCAAATTGCCAACCTAGAGGAGGAGCTCCACGAAGGATATCGTGAAGTCTTAGGTATAACCGCAGACAGCTCTAATTCGGAAATCAAGGCCGCGTATCACCGCCAGGTAGTGCTTTGGCATCCTGATCGGCTGGAGGGGATGGCTCCTGAACTGCATGCGGCTGCGACGGAAAGACTGAAGGAGATAAATGAGGCCTACGAATGGGCGTCTGGGAGTTTTGAGGTGAGAAATTGA
- a CDS encoding metallophosphatase domain-containing protein, protein MSLRKRTPLSKARSRALTIVCIADTHELHRELDVPYGDILIHAGDFTMMSRSASAIAHFDSWLGELPHPFKVVVPGNHDYYLEDARLASQRITNASVLINEGIEIKGLRIWGSPTTSLYGGAFGMSLTADRRKLYASIPADVDVLVTHGPPYGILDVPLGASIHTGCQELLEAVRQKEPRLHVFGHVHGTYGMTSSDNTLFVNAALLGLDGSIAHPPVVLQIKQSGRDER, encoded by the coding sequence GTGAGCCTCAGGAAACGTACACCTTTGTCGAAAGCTCGCAGCCGAGCTCTTACGATCGTCTGCATAGCCGATACCCATGAGCTTCACCGTGAACTCGACGTCCCTTATGGAGACATACTCATTCATGCTGGCGATTTCACGATGATGAGTCGAAGTGCATCCGCCATCGCCCATTTCGACTCCTGGTTGGGTGAGCTTCCACATCCCTTCAAGGTGGTTGTGCCTGGCAATCACGACTACTACCTGGAGGATGCGAGGTTGGCATCCCAGCGTATTACAAACGCCTCAGTACTGATCAACGAAGGCATCGAGATCAAGGGGTTGCGCATATGGGGTTCGCCGACGACATCCCTTTATGGAGGCGCATTCGGAATGAGCCTCACTGCGGATCGAAGGAAGCTCTACGCCTCCATCCCAGCGGATGTCGACGTGCTTGTCACGCATGGGCCACCCTACGGCATCCTCGACGTTCCTCTCGGAGCATCGATCCATACAGGCTGCCAGGAGCTTCTTGAGGCGGTGCGTCAGAAAGAGCCGAGGCTGCATGTTTTCGGCCATGTCCACGGAACTTATGGAATGACGAGCAGCGACAACACTCTCTTCGTAAACGCTGCGTTGTTGGGACTCGATGGGAGTATCGCGCATCCTCCGGTAGTGCTGCAAATCAAGCAGAGCGGTAGGGATGAGCGATGA
- a CDS encoding 3'-5' exonuclease, which yields MIDPTTQHTRAVYIDLEWLCWHSPPPPGLRQEIIEIGVVEMDLVTLSLIKEASYFVRPRRWGLSAECEQLTGITRQDILSGRPLLEVLMTIADTFQLAGMPCCSWGNDFKMLAEACHHERHRNPFERPVDLAWMFGDLFLTELNVSLRNAVQMLGLPFDGIVHGALPDARNAARVHAELLRRVRPSIPHAATMPSDAVSEVSDFTKKLAASLK from the coding sequence GTGATCGACCCGACCACGCAGCATACCCGCGCCGTATACATCGACCTTGAATGGCTGTGCTGGCACTCCCCGCCTCCTCCCGGCCTTCGGCAGGAGATTATCGAGATAGGAGTAGTCGAGATGGATCTCGTCACCTTGTCGTTGATCAAGGAAGCGTCGTACTTCGTTCGACCCCGGCGGTGGGGACTGAGCGCTGAGTGCGAACAGCTCACCGGTATCACCCGGCAGGATATCCTCTCCGGCAGGCCGTTGCTCGAGGTGCTTATGACGATCGCGGATACGTTTCAATTGGCCGGGATGCCATGTTGCTCATGGGGAAACGACTTCAAGATGCTCGCTGAAGCGTGCCATCACGAGCGGCATCGAAATCCATTTGAGCGCCCAGTTGATCTAGCATGGATGTTCGGCGACCTCTTCCTGACCGAGCTAAACGTAAGCCTGAGAAATGCGGTCCAGATGCTGGGGTTGCCCTTCGATGGCATCGTTCATGGTGCGCTCCCAGATGCAAGAAATGCGGCTCGGGTCCACGCGGAGCTCTTGAGAAGAGTCCGGCCATCTATCCCTCATGCCGCCACAATGCCAAGCGACGCAGTGTCTGAAGTCTCTGACTTTACTAAGAAGCTAGCAGCGAGTCTGAAATAG
- a CDS encoding IS110 family RNA-guided transposase, which produces MIEAVLERCAGIDVGKKFVVVCVMTGEAQGEPRTQIRKFGTIVSELQRLATWLEAEGCTHAVMESTGSYWKPVFNLLEAHVQVILANAADVQNRRGHKTDPNDSRWLAHLLRHGMIRPSFIPPLAIRELRDLTRRRRQLIGENSRERNRVQKVLEDANVKLGDVLSDVFCVSGRLMLAALLDGQMTAEQIADLAKKKAREKIPQITASVADHRLSEHQRFLIRHALRHLEFLDEEVEALNREIRRRMEDPPLAEAFHLLQSIPGIKEESAASILAEVGADMEQFPTAAQLSSWAGLCPSNHESAGVKKSVRTNRGNVWLKTTLTQSAWAATNRKG; this is translated from the coding sequence ATGATCGAAGCGGTTTTGGAGCGATGCGCCGGCATCGATGTAGGCAAGAAGTTCGTCGTGGTCTGCGTCATGACAGGCGAAGCTCAAGGCGAACCCCGCACACAGATCAGGAAGTTCGGGACGATCGTCAGCGAGCTGCAGCGTCTCGCTACTTGGCTGGAAGCCGAGGGGTGTACTCATGCGGTGATGGAGAGCACCGGGAGCTACTGGAAGCCGGTCTTCAACCTGCTGGAAGCCCACGTTCAGGTCATCCTTGCGAACGCTGCCGACGTACAGAACAGGCGCGGCCACAAGACCGATCCGAACGACAGCCGGTGGCTTGCTCATCTGCTGCGTCACGGCATGATCCGGCCGAGCTTCATCCCGCCGCTTGCCATCCGTGAGCTACGAGACCTTACGCGTCGCCGAAGGCAGCTGATCGGTGAAAACTCGCGAGAGCGAAATCGGGTGCAGAAGGTCCTTGAAGATGCGAACGTCAAGCTCGGTGACGTACTCTCCGACGTCTTCTGTGTGTCTGGCAGACTGATGCTGGCAGCGCTTCTTGATGGTCAGATGACCGCTGAGCAGATCGCCGATCTGGCCAAGAAGAAGGCTCGAGAGAAGATCCCACAGATCACAGCTTCCGTAGCCGACCATCGGTTGAGTGAACATCAGCGCTTCCTCATCCGGCATGCTCTTCGTCATCTAGAGTTCCTCGATGAAGAGGTGGAAGCGCTCAACCGCGAAATCCGACGGCGCATGGAAGACCCTCCACTTGCCGAAGCGTTCCATCTGCTGCAGAGTATCCCAGGCATCAAGGAAGAATCTGCCGCCAGCATCCTCGCGGAGGTGGGCGCTGACATGGAACAGTTCCCGACGGCAGCGCAACTCAGTTCTTGGGCCGGGCTCTGCCCGTCCAACCACGAGAGTGCTGGCGTCAAAAAGAGCGTTCGTACGAACAGGGGAAACGTCTGGCTCAAGACCACGCTGACGCAGAGTGCATGGGCCGCCACCAATCGCAAAGGTTAA
- a CDS encoding HEAT repeat domain-containing protein: MILAGLWLLGSVAASGQLTGQFYLEKTFFARWEPIFLYYRITNDGREAVEIINTRNPEQPGCSGHSIRVSSDPSPTSVGCVSNGPLAQPRTLRPGESYTERFLLNFSHEINLPGDYWVEAKHSGMWNKTAGDSDVKLRFHIGEDTVAPNQLQSLLDALHSTDREKRIEAARILASLAPPSLENALFGFANEPEFRRYAPLAFHRLNTTRSMEKMAELMQGPATNEQLEAAQYLADTHDQRWYPLLRDAAVKNAQNSSFPEDAAELGGDKALPMLVTLARSPDREFTAGNAIMAMGATGSRDAIPVLLNYLNSPDINISDRASYALHVLTHHSVAQDQTNRNRRTEAAEWSEWWEREGSTARIYKASEFEEDVPLQ, from the coding sequence TTGATCCTCGCTGGTCTGTGGCTTTTAGGGTCAGTCGCCGCGTCTGGGCAGCTCACGGGGCAGTTCTATTTGGAGAAGACGTTTTTTGCTCGCTGGGAACCGATCTTCCTCTACTACCGGATCACGAACGATGGACGGGAAGCCGTAGAAATCATCAACACTCGTAACCCGGAACAACCGGGCTGCTCTGGCCACTCCATAAGGGTCTCAAGTGATCCGAGTCCTACATCTGTGGGATGTGTATCTAACGGCCCACTTGCACAGCCGAGAACGCTGCGCCCCGGCGAGTCATATACGGAACGGTTCTTGCTGAACTTTTCTCATGAAATCAATCTCCCCGGCGACTACTGGGTAGAGGCCAAGCACTCCGGTATGTGGAATAAAACCGCAGGAGATTCGGACGTAAAGCTGCGTTTTCATATCGGAGAGGATACTGTCGCACCGAATCAACTTCAGTCGTTGCTTGATGCCCTGCATTCAACCGACCGAGAGAAGCGGATAGAGGCTGCCAGGATCTTGGCGAGTCTAGCTCCTCCGTCGCTGGAGAATGCCCTGTTTGGCTTCGCCAACGAACCCGAGTTTAGAAGATATGCTCCCCTTGCATTTCACCGCCTAAACACGACGAGAAGCATGGAAAAGATGGCCGAGCTGATGCAGGGGCCAGCTACGAATGAGCAACTTGAGGCGGCTCAATATCTGGCCGATACCCACGATCAGCGGTGGTATCCCCTGTTGCGTGACGCAGCCGTAAAGAACGCCCAAAATAGTTCGTTCCCCGAAGATGCGGCAGAGCTTGGGGGCGATAAAGCGCTTCCTATGTTGGTCACCCTTGCGCGGAGTCCAGACCGGGAGTTCACTGCTGGCAACGCGATTATGGCGATGGGAGCCACTGGCTCTCGCGACGCAATCCCGGTGTTGCTGAATTATCTGAACAGTCCAGACATCAACATAAGCGATCGCGCTTCATACGCATTGCACGTCCTGACCCACCATAGCGTTGCACAGGATCAGACGAACCGTAACCGGCGAACTGAAGCCGCCGAGTGGTCCGAGTGGTGGGAACGCGAAGGCAGCACCGCACGAATATATAAGGCCTCAGAATTTGAGGAGGATGTCCCACTGCAGTAG
- a CDS encoding PDDEXK nuclease domain-containing protein, which yields MSEITPAANLPERLIPADLVEDLRRLIIVAGRQAAVAVNAGLTLLYWKVGDRTRREVLGSERAGYGEQIVATLSHQLVSEFGRGYERTNLTRMMKFAEAFPDPEIVATLSHQLSWSHFRELLPLSKPFQRDFYAEMCRVEGWSVRTLRGRIDSMLYERTALSRKPDELAEQELALLHARGEVGPAMVLKDPYILDFLELKDHYLERDFEDAILRELELFLLELGSGFSFIARQKRIQLDGEDFFIDLLFYNRKLRRLVAVELKQGSFKAEYKGQMELYLRWLAKYEREGEEGLPLGIILCAGASSKQIELLELDGTGIHVAEYLTVLPARDVLERKLEEAITIARARFENREPEDGTR from the coding sequence ATGAGCGAAATTACCCCAGCCGCGAACCTGCCCGAACGCCTGATCCCCGCAGACCTGGTCGAGGACCTACGCCGACTCATCATCGTCGCCGGACGTCAAGCTGCGGTAGCGGTGAACGCTGGGTTGACGCTGCTTTATTGGAAGGTCGGCGACCGGACGCGTAGGGAGGTACTCGGTTCGGAGCGGGCAGGCTACGGCGAGCAGATTGTTGCGACGCTGTCGCACCAATTGGTGAGCGAGTTCGGCCGGGGCTATGAGCGGACCAACCTAACCCGGATGATGAAGTTCGCCGAGGCGTTTCCCGACCCGGAGATTGTCGCCACACTGTCGCACCAATTGAGTTGGTCGCACTTCCGTGAGCTCCTGCCGCTCTCAAAACCCTTTCAGCGCGACTTCTACGCCGAGATGTGTCGCGTCGAGGGCTGGAGCGTCCGGACCCTCCGCGGTCGGATCGACTCGATGCTCTACGAGCGAACGGCGCTCTCGCGCAAGCCGGATGAGCTGGCCGAGCAGGAACTGGCCCTCCTGCACGCGCGTGGGGAGGTCGGCCCGGCCATGGTCCTTAAAGATCCATACATCCTCGACTTCCTCGAGCTCAAGGACCATTACCTGGAAAGGGACTTCGAAGACGCGATCCTGCGCGAGCTGGAGCTCTTCCTGCTGGAGCTTGGATCGGGTTTTTCCTTCATCGCCCGCCAGAAGCGTATCCAACTCGACGGGGAAGACTTCTTTATTGATCTGCTCTTTTATAACCGCAAGCTCCGGCGCCTGGTAGCCGTCGAGCTCAAGCAGGGAAGCTTCAAGGCCGAGTACAAGGGCCAGATGGAGCTCTATCTGCGCTGGCTGGCAAAGTACGAGAGGGAGGGGGAAGAAGGACTTCCGCTGGGAATCATTCTTTGCGCTGGAGCGAGTTCGAAGCAGATCGAGCTGCTGGAACTCGATGGAACCGGAATCCATGTAGCCGAGTATCTGACCGTGCTGCCGGCTCGTGATGTCCTTGAACGCAAGCTCGAGGAAGCAATCACCATCGCGCGGGCGCGGTTCGAAAACAGGGAGCCTGAGGATGGCACCCGGTGA
- a CDS encoding tyrosine-type recombinase/integrase, protein MSTALVPLSIASEVLPESSRFNELRLAVLNGDTANNSKRNYALALDELASFCKEREQPISRSLVLAFREAMVERKLGASTINVKLSAVRKLVGEARRAGVITGEEASQMTDVPNIPQRGARLGNWLTKEQAKELLAVPDRSTLKGKRDYVILALLTGCALRRNELAQLDVATIQLRESRWVLADLEGKGRRIRTVGVPIWVKQAINAWMTAAAIEDGRLLRSIRKGGKKIGNGLSDWAVWSAVEQAAKQIGIEQFGAHDLRRTCAKLCRKAGGDLEQIKFLLGHSSIQTTERYLGSEQEIEIAVNDNIGL, encoded by the coding sequence GTGAGCACTGCCCTCGTTCCTTTATCCATCGCCTCGGAGGTACTGCCCGAGTCCAGCCGCTTCAACGAACTCCGCCTGGCAGTTCTCAATGGCGACACCGCCAATAATTCCAAGCGCAACTACGCACTCGCGCTCGATGAACTCGCCTCCTTCTGCAAGGAACGCGAGCAGCCTATCTCGCGCAGTCTCGTACTCGCCTTTCGAGAGGCAATGGTGGAGAGGAAGCTCGGAGCCTCCACGATCAACGTCAAGCTGTCGGCCGTCCGCAAACTGGTCGGCGAGGCCAGGCGTGCCGGTGTGATCACTGGCGAAGAGGCCTCGCAGATGACCGACGTGCCGAACATCCCACAGCGTGGTGCCCGGCTGGGAAATTGGCTGACCAAGGAGCAAGCCAAGGAACTGCTCGCCGTCCCTGACCGCTCGACCCTCAAAGGCAAACGAGATTATGTGATCCTGGCCCTGCTGACCGGCTGCGCTCTGCGCCGAAACGAGCTGGCCCAGCTCGATGTCGCAACCATCCAGCTGCGGGAAAGCCGCTGGGTGCTGGCCGACCTCGAAGGGAAGGGAAGGCGCATCCGCACCGTCGGGGTGCCGATTTGGGTCAAGCAGGCGATCAACGCCTGGATGACGGCGGCCGCGATCGAAGACGGCCGTCTGTTGCGGAGCATACGCAAGGGTGGCAAGAAGATCGGAAACGGACTAAGCGACTGGGCTGTCTGGTCTGCCGTCGAGCAGGCGGCTAAGCAAATCGGGATCGAACAGTTCGGTGCTCATGACTTGCGCCGCACCTGCGCCAAGCTCTGCCGCAAGGCCGGAGGCGATCTCGAACAAATCAAGTTCCTGTTGGGACACTCATCGATTCAGACAACAGAGCGGTACCTCGGCTCCGAGCAAGAGATAGAGATTGCGGTCAATGACAACATAGGTTTGTAA
- a CDS encoding site-specific integrase, whose amino-acid sequence MEIGATLVSQNNDLRILLPALVGREGERAARRFLEFFTVHIRNANTRAAYGHAAGLFLGWCEAREITELRAIQPIHVAGYIEQLQKERSAPTVKQHLACLRMLFDWLVTGQVMPSNPAHSVRGPRHSVDKGATPVISSEEARELLDSMDATSLVRLRDRALVAVMAFTFARVSAVVDLKVEDYYPQKKRWWLRLREKNGKVNQMPCHHKLEAYLDAYIAAAGIREDKKGPLFRAAIGRSGKLSNRPVSRTDVWYMVQRRANDAQLETAIGCHTFRATGITDYLTNGGKLEVAQKMAGHSNAKTTGLYDRRSDDVSLSEVEKIGI is encoded by the coding sequence ATGGAAATCGGCGCGACTCTCGTCTCTCAGAATAATGACCTCAGAATCTTGCTGCCGGCCCTTGTGGGCAGGGAAGGGGAGAGAGCCGCGAGGCGGTTCCTCGAGTTCTTCACCGTCCACATCCGCAACGCCAACACCCGGGCGGCGTATGGTCATGCGGCGGGTCTGTTTCTGGGTTGGTGCGAGGCGCGAGAGATCACCGAGCTGCGAGCCATCCAGCCGATACACGTCGCCGGCTACATCGAACAGCTCCAGAAGGAGCGATCGGCCCCGACCGTCAAGCAGCATCTCGCCTGTCTCCGAATGCTCTTCGACTGGCTGGTCACCGGCCAGGTCATGCCCTCGAATCCTGCTCACTCGGTGCGAGGCCCGCGGCACTCGGTCGATAAAGGAGCGACCCCGGTCATCTCCTCGGAGGAGGCACGGGAGCTGCTCGACAGCATGGACGCAACCTCTCTCGTTCGCCTGCGCGATCGCGCCCTGGTCGCCGTCATGGCCTTCACCTTCGCTCGCGTCTCGGCCGTCGTCGATCTCAAGGTCGAAGACTACTACCCGCAGAAGAAGCGCTGGTGGCTCCGCCTGCGGGAGAAGAACGGCAAGGTCAACCAGATGCCCTGCCACCACAAACTCGAGGCCTACCTCGATGCCTATATCGCCGCTGCTGGAATACGTGAGGACAAGAAGGGACCGCTCTTCCGCGCGGCGATCGGACGAAGTGGCAAGCTCTCGAACCGGCCGGTCTCGCGCACCGATGTCTGGTACATGGTCCAGAGGCGAGCGAACGACGCTCAACTGGAGACGGCCATCGGGTGCCATACCTTCCGCGCCACCGGTATCACCGACTACCTCACCAATGGCGGCAAGCTCGAAGTCGCGCAAAAGATGGCAGGACACTCGAACGCTAAGACCACTGGGCTCTATGACAGGAGGAGCGACGATGTAAGTCTGTCAGAGGTGGAGAAGATTGGGATTTAA